One stretch of Pomacea canaliculata isolate SZHN2017 linkage group LG1, ASM307304v1, whole genome shotgun sequence DNA includes these proteins:
- the LOC112567742 gene encoding uncharacterized protein LOC112567742, which yields MYFSCINLHNGFYPDPLHCDQYFACVSQVAYGVKCEQGKRYNKDKQDCVVSVGDCPLIWQQPTIPPPTPSPIEHFCSLRAEWRVQIPERLQHVHPVCVGCSLPETVLPGSGV from the exons atgtatttttcttgcatcAACTTGCACAATGGCTTCTATCCCGATCCTCTTCACTGCGACCAGTACTTCGCCTGTGTCAGCCAG GTCGCCTACGGGGTGAAATGCGAACAGGGCAAGAGatacaacaaagacaaacaggACTGTGTGGTGTCAGTTGGTGACTGTCCTCTCATCTGGCAACAACCTACCATTCCGCCTCCAACTCCCTCTCCGATTG AGCACTTCTGTTCGTTGAGGGCGGAATGGCGTGTACAGATACCCGAGCGACTGCAACACGTACATCCAGTGTGTGTCGGGTGTAGCCTACCCGAAACAGTGCTACCGGGGTCTGGTGTTTAG
- the LOC112567736 gene encoding chitotriosidase-1-like isoform X1 — translation MKDEMVIKEAFLVASVAAVLLCAQPAAASLRRVCYYTNWAQYRPGKGNYLPENVDPFMCTHYIYAFSAFDEQGRIKPYEWNDESTEWSAGMYERFHKLKDRNPALKTLLAVGGWNVGSGPFTEMVTTQQSRAQFIQSAITLLRKWSFDGLDVDWEYPANRGSPAVDRVHFTSLIVEMREAFEREGLMSGRPRLLLTAAVAAGKSTIDTAYEITSVIQHVDFVSIMAYDLHGSWETVTGHHTALYRRADETGDDIYLNVDFAVNYWVQLGAPKEKLNIGLATYWRTFTLSSPYQTGLGAQAKGPGKEGPQTRTEGFLAYYEVCDIMHQGGQMHEDPEQYVRYISNGDQWAGGEDIVSITKKTCYIKQHGFGGVMVWAPDLDDFSGTSCQEGTYPLMNAVIKELNSPSYENCPSPTNLPVFTTPYPTPQLHTTQPPWHVDTTHPPYIPLETWVPPYTTNPPHTPSPSSGHGLSEIYDFSCMNLHNGFYPNPNTATSTTCV, via the exons atgaaggat GAGATGGTAATAAAAGAAGCCTTCCTTGTCGCATCTGTGGCCGCTGTGCTGCTCTGCGCACAACCAGCAGCAG CCTCGCTTCGGCGCGTGTGTTACTACACCAACTGGGCGCAGTACCGCCCCGGCAAAGGGAACTACTTGCCAGAAAATGTGGATCCCTTCATGTGCACTCACTACATCTACGCCTTCTCAGCGTTTGACGAGCAGGGGAGGATCAAACCTTATGAATGGAACGACGAGTCGACCGAGTGGTCAGCTGGCAT GTACGAACGGTTTCATAAACTGAAGGACCGGAACCCAGctctgaagaccttgctggcgGTGGGTGGCTGGAACGTTGGGTCAGGACCCTTTACGGAAATGGTTACTACGCAACAGTCACGTGCTCAGTTCATTCAGAGTGCCATCACCCTTCTAAGGAAATGGTCGTTCGATGGTCTGGACGTTGACTGGGAATACCCCGCCAACAGGGGCAGTCCCGCGGTGGACCGGGTGCACTTCACCTCCTTGATCGTT GAGATGCGCGAGGCGTTCGAGCGTGAAGGTCTTATGTCAGGTCGTCCCCGCCTCCTGCTGACAGCTGCTGTGGCTGCAGGCAAGTCCACCATCGACACCGCCTACGAGATTACATCCGTCATACA ACATGTGGACTTTGTAAGCATCATGGCCTACGACCTCCACGGTTCATGGGAAACCGTCACAGGTCATCACACAGCACTGTATCGCAGAGCTGACGAAACTGGCGATGATATATACTTGAATGTG GACTTCGCTGTCAACTACTGGGTGCAGCTTGGAGCCCCCAAGGAGAAGCTGAACATTGGTTTGGCCACCTACTGGAGAACCTTCACCTTGTCCTCCCCCTACCAGACTGGCCTGGGGGCACAAGCCAAAGGTCCTGGCAAAGAGGGTCCTCAGACAAGGACTGAGGGTTTCCTGGCCTACTATGAA GTGTGTGACATAATGCACCAAGGAGGCCAGATGCACGAAGACCCTGAGCAGTACGTCCGCTACATTTCCAATGGCGACCAATGGGCCGGCGGCGAAGACATCGTTAGCATCACCAAGAAG ACCTGCTACATCAAGCAACACGGGTTTGGCGGTGTCATGGTGTGGGCACCCGACCTCGATGACTTCTCGGGTACCAGCTGTCAAGAAGGAACGTACCCGTTGATGAACGCCGTCATCAAGGAACTCAACAGTCCATCATACGAAAACTGCCCCAGTCCTAC aAATCTACCGGTCTTCACTACGCCCTATCCGACTCCACAGCTTCACACCACACAGCCCCCATGGCACGTGGATACCACGCATCCTCCAT ATATTCCGCTGGAGACCTGGGTGCCTCCATACACGACTAACCCTCCACACACGCCAAGCCCTTCATCAGGACATG gaCTGTCTGAAATATACGACTTTTCCTGCATGAATCTACACAACGGCTTCTACCCCAACCCCAACACTGCGACCAGTACTACGTGTGTGTGA
- the LOC112567736 gene encoding chitotriosidase-1-like isoform X2, with translation MVIKEAFLVASVAAVLLCAQPAAASLRRVCYYTNWAQYRPGKGNYLPENVDPFMCTHYIYAFSAFDEQGRIKPYEWNDESTEWSAGMYERFHKLKDRNPALKTLLAVGGWNVGSGPFTEMVTTQQSRAQFIQSAITLLRKWSFDGLDVDWEYPANRGSPAVDRVHFTSLIVEMREAFEREGLMSGRPRLLLTAAVAAGKSTIDTAYEITSVIQHVDFVSIMAYDLHGSWETVTGHHTALYRRADETGDDIYLNVDFAVNYWVQLGAPKEKLNIGLATYWRTFTLSSPYQTGLGAQAKGPGKEGPQTRTEGFLAYYEVCDIMHQGGQMHEDPEQYVRYISNGDQWAGGEDIVSITKKTCYIKQHGFGGVMVWAPDLDDFSGTSCQEGTYPLMNAVIKELNSPSYENCPSPTNLPVFTTPYPTPQLHTTQPPWHVDTTHPPYIPLETWVPPYTTNPPHTPSPSSGHGLSEIYDFSCMNLHNGFYPNPNTATSTTCV, from the exons ATGGTAATAAAAGAAGCCTTCCTTGTCGCATCTGTGGCCGCTGTGCTGCTCTGCGCACAACCAGCAGCAG CCTCGCTTCGGCGCGTGTGTTACTACACCAACTGGGCGCAGTACCGCCCCGGCAAAGGGAACTACTTGCCAGAAAATGTGGATCCCTTCATGTGCACTCACTACATCTACGCCTTCTCAGCGTTTGACGAGCAGGGGAGGATCAAACCTTATGAATGGAACGACGAGTCGACCGAGTGGTCAGCTGGCAT GTACGAACGGTTTCATAAACTGAAGGACCGGAACCCAGctctgaagaccttgctggcgGTGGGTGGCTGGAACGTTGGGTCAGGACCCTTTACGGAAATGGTTACTACGCAACAGTCACGTGCTCAGTTCATTCAGAGTGCCATCACCCTTCTAAGGAAATGGTCGTTCGATGGTCTGGACGTTGACTGGGAATACCCCGCCAACAGGGGCAGTCCCGCGGTGGACCGGGTGCACTTCACCTCCTTGATCGTT GAGATGCGCGAGGCGTTCGAGCGTGAAGGTCTTATGTCAGGTCGTCCCCGCCTCCTGCTGACAGCTGCTGTGGCTGCAGGCAAGTCCACCATCGACACCGCCTACGAGATTACATCCGTCATACA ACATGTGGACTTTGTAAGCATCATGGCCTACGACCTCCACGGTTCATGGGAAACCGTCACAGGTCATCACACAGCACTGTATCGCAGAGCTGACGAAACTGGCGATGATATATACTTGAATGTG GACTTCGCTGTCAACTACTGGGTGCAGCTTGGAGCCCCCAAGGAGAAGCTGAACATTGGTTTGGCCACCTACTGGAGAACCTTCACCTTGTCCTCCCCCTACCAGACTGGCCTGGGGGCACAAGCCAAAGGTCCTGGCAAAGAGGGTCCTCAGACAAGGACTGAGGGTTTCCTGGCCTACTATGAA GTGTGTGACATAATGCACCAAGGAGGCCAGATGCACGAAGACCCTGAGCAGTACGTCCGCTACATTTCCAATGGCGACCAATGGGCCGGCGGCGAAGACATCGTTAGCATCACCAAGAAG ACCTGCTACATCAAGCAACACGGGTTTGGCGGTGTCATGGTGTGGGCACCCGACCTCGATGACTTCTCGGGTACCAGCTGTCAAGAAGGAACGTACCCGTTGATGAACGCCGTCATCAAGGAACTCAACAGTCCATCATACGAAAACTGCCCCAGTCCTAC aAATCTACCGGTCTTCACTACGCCCTATCCGACTCCACAGCTTCACACCACACAGCCCCCATGGCACGTGGATACCACGCATCCTCCAT ATATTCCGCTGGAGACCTGGGTGCCTCCATACACGACTAACCCTCCACACACGCCAAGCCCTTCATCAGGACATG gaCTGTCTGAAATATACGACTTTTCCTGCATGAATCTACACAACGGCTTCTACCCCAACCCCAACACTGCGACCAGTACTACGTGTGTGTGA
- the LOC112561499 gene encoding chitotriosidase-1-like, translated as MFGLLLLAHLAEAASSQRIVCYVNGWAQYRPLPATFVPGQVDPFLCTHIVFASAQINGSRLQPAVKEDLRRFKDIQRLKINNPQLKTMLSVGGWDVGSLPFSILVSDSSSIREFAETTTKFLREHGFDGLDVDWRFPTQRGGQRQDGARFTLLLKDIRVEFERESVESGKTRLMLSVVVGSSKSVVDYGYEILEVTKMADFLNVLSVDLVGTWEVAAHPSPLQVVDQVTSSTAGRRSLRWTADYWLKKVPDPAVVNLGLSFHAVTFLLTSLNNDSLGAPASGPGRVGTFTFTKGRLAFFEVCLLQALGARKKYEASYQVPYLVHRDLWVAYEDRDSLTAKVRFIREVGVGGVAVWYIDEDDFGGTFCHLGSYPLLKLVSKELLTKQPGTRIVGSGTSEVPKVPKEMKDTECGRVVCFVSSHGSLRTGQAAFLPSQVKLTFALTSFMHMVTWRARSLFRNTQRTLKSVMLSVGGWEVSSAPFTRLVASTAAVKVFAQQAAIFLRDSGFDGLDIDWQFPTSRGSPLTDRDRFTDFLKVSSSVMADGNQRGLQCDVPARQQDSLLLSVTLSARQDLLTTAYDLSSLHQHVNFINFATFDQHGTWEEVKEHHSPLFSSSPAQVNGRALSASKATEIMKKSGIPMWKVNFGVSFFARSYTVSNSSKHVSSGKAGNHTGQKGFLAYFEVCELLKKGATIGWISDQVVPFLTFGDQWVAFDNQRSINEKVQYAMKSGYGGLAVWTVDVDDFSGQFCQQGPFPLLQTLLSSCSRYS; from the exons ATGTTTGGTCTGTTACTACTAGCTCACCTGGCAG AGGCAGCATCTTCGCAGAGAATTGTGTGCTACGTCAATGGCTGGGCTCAGTATCGCCCCCTGCCGGCGACATTTGTGCCGGGGCAGGTGGACCCCTTCCTGTGCACTCACATCGTGTTCGCCAGTGCACAGATAAATGGCAGCCGACTGCAACCAGCCGTGAAAGAAGATTTAAGAAG GTTCAAAGATATTCAAAGGCTGAAAATCAACAACCCGCAGTTGAAGACTATGCTGTCCGTGGGGGGCTGGGACGTGGGGTCATTGCCCTTTTCTATTCTCGTCAGCGATTCTTCATCCATACGAGAGTTCGCCGAGACCACCACAAAGTTCCTGCGTGAACATGGCTTCGATGGACTGGATGTCGACTGGCGATTCCCAACACAACGTGGAGGTCAGAGACAAGATGGCGCCCGATTCACTTTACTGCTGAAG GACATCCGGGTAGAATTTGAGCGGGAAAGCGTGGAGAGCGGAAAAACAAGGCTGATGTTGTCCGTGGTCGTCGGTTCTTCTAAATCTGTCGTCGACTACGGCTATGAAATCTTGGAAGTGACTAA GATGGCGGACTTCCTCAATGTCCTGTCTGTGGACCTGGTGGGGACCTGGGAGGTAGCCGCGCATCCCTCCCCCCTGCAAGTGGTTGATCAAGTAACCAGTTCAACCGCTGGTCGCCGCTCTCTG AGGTGGACCGCTGACTATTGGCTGAAGAAGGTGCCGGACCCTGCTGTGGTCAACCTGGGGTTATCTTTCCACGCAGTGACCTTCTTGCTTACCTCCCTCAACAATGATTCGCTCGGGGCGCCTGCCAGCGGACCAGGAAGAGTTGGCACCTTCACCTTCACCAAAGGGCGACTGGCTTTCTTTGAG GTGTGTCTGCTGCAAGCACTAGGCGCACGAAAGAAGTACGAGGCTAGTTACCAGGTGCCTTACCTGGTGCACAGGGACCTGTGGGTGGCCTACGAGGACCGCGACAGCCTCACAGCCAAG GTGAGGTTCATTCGAGAGGTGGGTGTCGGCGGGGTGGCCGTGTGGTACATCGATGAAGATGACTTTGGTGGCACCTTCTGTCACTTGGGTAGCTACCCGCTCCTCAAACTCGTGTCCAAAGAGCTGTTGACCAAACA acCTGGTACCCGTATAGTAGGATCCGGTACCTCAGAGGTCCCCAAGGTgccaaaagaaatgaaag ACACGGAGTGTGGGCGTGTGGTGTGCTTCGTGTCCAGTCATGGCAGCCTCCGGACCGGTCAGGCCGCATTCTTACCTTCGCAGGTCAAGCTGACCTTTGCACTCACTTCATTTATGCACATGGTCACTTGGAGGGCACGCAGCTTGTTCCGCAATACGCAAAGGACGCTGAAAT CAGTGATGCTGTCCGTTGGTGGGTGGGAAGTGAGTTCTGCTCCCTTCACGCGCCTCGTGGCGTCCACTGCTGCTGTGAAAGTCTTCGCCCAACAGGCCGCCATCTTCCTGCGGGACAGCGGCTTCGACGGACTGGACATCGACTGGCAGTTTCCCACCAGCAGGGGGAGTCCACTGACAGACAGGGACCGCTTCACTGACTTCCTTAAGGTCAGCAGCTCAGTCATGGCTGACG GAAATCAGAGAGGCCTTCAATGTGACGTCCCGGCCCGGCAGCAGGACAGCTTGTTGCTGAGTGTCACGCTGTCTGCACGCCAGGACCTACTGACCACAGCCTACGACCTGTCCAGCCTGCATCA GCACGTGAACTTTATCAACTTCGCAACCTTTGACCAGCATGGCACGTGGGAGGAGGTCAAAGAGCATCACAGCCCGTTGTTCTCGTCCTCACCCGCACAGGTCAACGGCCGAGCTCTCAGTGCA AGCAAGGCCACAGAGATCATGAAGAAGTCTGGCATCCCCATGTGGAAGGTCAACTTTGGCGTGTCCTTCTTCGCGCGCTCCTACACCGTCTCCAACTCCAGCAAGCACGTGAGCTCGGGCAAGGCCGGCAACCACACAGGTCAAAAGGGCTTCTTGGCTTATTTTGAG GTGTGTGAGTTGCTGAAGAAGGGAGCGACGATTGGATGGATATCAGACCAGGTGGTGCCGTTTCTCACCTTTGGTGACCAGTGGGTAGCTTTTGATAATCAGCGGAGCATAAATGAAAAG GTGCAGTATGCCATGAAGAGTGGCTATGGCGGGCTCGCTGTCTGGACTGTTGACGTCGATGACTTCAGCGGTCAGTTCTGCCAGCAGGGCCCCTTCCCTCTCCTCCAGACCCTCCTCAGCAGTTGCAGCCGATACTCGTGA